A region of the Streptomyces sp. Mut1 genome:
GCCACCCGGGAAGCGGTCGCCGACAGCGGCCTCGACGTGGGCGCCATGGACCCGTACCGGCTCGGCGTCACGATCGGCAGCGCGGTCGGCGCGACCATGGGGCTCGACGAGGAGTACCGCGTCGTCAGCGACGAGGGCCGGCTGGACCTGGTCGACCACGAGTACGCCATCCCCCACCTCTACAACTACTTCGTCCCCAGCTCCTTCGCCGCCGAGGTCGCCTGGGCCGTGGGCGCGCAGGGCCCCAGCACCGTCGTGTCGACCGGCTGCACCTCCGGCCTGGACTCCGTCGGATACGCCGTCGAGCTGCTGCGCGAGGGCTCGGTGGACGTCATGATCGCCGGAGCCTCCGACGCCCCGATCTCCCCGATCACGATGGCGTGCTTCGACGCGATCAAGGCGACCACCCCGCGCGACGACGCCCCCGAGCAGGCCTCCCGGCCCTTCGACGGCACCCGCAACGGATTCGTCCTGGGCGAGGGGTCCGCGGTGTTCGTCCTGGAGGAACTGGAGAGCGCCCGGCGGCGGGGCGCGCACATCTACGCCGAGATCTCCGGCTACGCCTCCCGCTGCAACGCCTTCCACATGACCGGGCTGCGCCCCGACGGCGAGGAGATGGCCGAGGCCATCAGGGTGGCCCTGGACGAGGCCCGGATCGCCGGTGACCGTATCGACTACATCAACGCGCACGGCTCCGGCACCAAGCAGAACGACCGGCACGAGACCGCCGCGTTCAAGAAGAGCCTCGGCGACCACGCCTACCGCACCCCGGTCAGCTCCATCAAGTCGATGGTGGGGCACTCGCTGGGCGCGATCGGATCCATCGAGATCGCCGCCTGCGCCCTGGCCATGGAGAACAACGTCGTTCCCCCCACGGCCAACCTGCACACAGCCGACCCCGAGTGCGACCTCGACTACGTGCCGCTCACCGCGCGGGACCACCGCACGGACACGGTGCTCACCGTGGGCAGCGGATTCGGCGGATTCCAGAGCGCCATGGTGCTGGCGCGGGTCGAAGGGAGCACGCGATGACGACATCGGTCGTGATCACCGGTCTGGGCGTCGCCGCCCCCAACGGCCTGGGCAAGGAGGACTTCTGGGAGGCCACCCGCGAGGGGCGGAGCGGAATCGGACCCCTCACCCGGTTCGACGGCTCGGGCTACCCGGCGAAGCTGGCCGGCGAGGTGCCCGGCTTCGACGCGAAGGAACACCTGCCGAGCCGGCTGCTCCCGCAGACGGACCGGATGACCCGGCTCGCCCTGGTCGCCACCGACTGGGCCCTGGCCGACGCCGGAATCAAGCCCCAGGAGGCCGAGGGCTTCGAGATGGGCGTCGTCACGGCCAGCTCGTCGGGCGGCTTCGAGTTCGGCCAGAACGAGCTGCGGAAGCTGTGGAGCAAGGGCAGCCAGCACGTCAGCGCCTACCAGTCCTTCGCCTGGTTCTACGCCGTCAACAGCGGCCAGATCTCCATCCGCAACGGCATGAAGGGGCCCAGCGGTGTCCTGGTGAGCGACCAGGCGGGCGGCCTCGACGCCGTCGCGCACGCGCGCCGCCAGATCCGCAAGGGCACCGGGATGATCGTCTCCGGCAGCATCGACGCCTCCGTCTGCCCCTGGGGCTGGGTCGCCCAGCTCGCGAGCGGACGCCTGAGCACCGTCGAGGACCCCGCCCGCGCCTACCTGCCGTTCGACCCCCGGGCCGCCGGCCACGTCGCGGGCGAGGGCGGCGCGATGCTCATCCTGGAACAGGCCGACAAGGCGCGCCGCCGCGGCGCCCGGATCTACGGCGAGGTCGCCGGATACGGCGCCACGTTCGACCCGAAGCCCGGCAGCGGCGCCGAACCCGGCCTGCGCAAGGCCATCGAACTGGCCCTGGCCGACGCCGGCACCGCGCCCGGCGACGTCGACGTGGTCTTCGCCGACGCGGCGGCCGTACCGGAACTGGACCGGGCCGAGGCCGACGCGATCAACACGGTCTTCGGGCCGCGCGCGGTCGCCGTCACCGCGCCGAAGACGATGACCGGCCGCCTCTACTCCGGGGCGGCACCGCTCGACCTGGCCACCGCGCTGCTGGCGATGGAATCCGGGCTGATCCCGCCCAGCACCAACACCGAACCCGACCCGGCCCTCGGCCTTGACCTCGTCACCGGCGACGCCCGGCCCGCCCGGGTGAACACCGCGCTGGTGCTGGCCCGCGGCCACGGCGGCTTCAACTCCGCGGTGCTGCTGCGCACCGCCCCCACCGGCTGATCCGGCCGGACACGGCACGACCTCTCTCCCGTACACAACCGGCACGAACCCTCAGAAGGAAGGCAGGACAGACGGTGAGCACTCAGCCGTTCACGATCGAGGACCTCAAGCGAATCCTGCTCGAAGGCTCCGGCGCCGCGGAGGACGTGGACCTCGACACCGACATCCTGGACCAGGAGTTCGAGGACCTCGGCTACGACTCCCTGGCACTGCTGGAGACCAGCAGCCGGATCGAACGCACCTACGGCATCACGATCTCCGACTCCATCCTGGCCGACGCGACGACCCCGCGCGCCCTGGTCGGAGCCGTCAACGAGCACCTGGCCGAGGACGCCGCGGCCTGACCCCCGCCGCACCTCTCGCGTACCGCACGCACCTCATCCACCGTTCACGGGAGCAGCCATGTCACAGGACACTCAGGACACCAGGGTCGCCGTCGTCACCGGCGCCACCAGCGGAATCGGTCTCGCCGTCGCCCGGCTGCTGGCCGGCCAGGGCCACCGGGTCTACATCGGGGCCCGCAACGCCGAGAACGTGGCCTCCACCGTCAAGGAGCTGCGGGAGGAGGGCCTCGACGTCGACGGCGCGACGCTCGACGTCCGGTCCCCGGAGGGCGTCGAGGAGTTCGTGCGCGCCGCCGTGCAGCGCTACGGCACCGTCGACGTCCTGGTGAACAACGCGGGCCGCAGCGGCGGCGGCGTCACCGCCGACATCGACGACGAGCTGTGGGCCGATGTCATCGACACCAACCTCAACAGCGTCTTCCGGATGACCCGCGCCGTGCTGAACGCGGGCGGCATGCGGGACAAGAGCCGGGGCCGCATCATCAACATCGCCTCCACCGCCGGCAAGCAGGGCGTCGTCCTCGGAGCGCCCTACTCGGCCTCCAAACACGGCGTGGTCGGCTTCACCAAGGCGCTCGGCAACGAACTCGCCCCGACCGGTATCACCGTCAACGCCGTCTGCCCCGGCTACGTCGAGACCCCCATGGCCCAGCGGGTGCGCCAGGGCTACGCGGCGGCGTACGACACCGACGAGGCCGCGATCATGAAGCGCTTCTCCGCGAAGATCCCGCTCGGCCGCTACTCGACCCCCGAGGAAGTGGCCGGCCTCGTCGGCTACCTGACCTCGGACACCGCGGCATCGATCACGGCCCAGGCGCTCAACGTCTGCGGCGGACTCGGCAACTTCTGATCCCTCCCGAGCAACCCTCGCTAGGAGACACGTCATGACGACCCAGCACGTCGAGCACGAGATCACCGTGGCCGCGCCCGCGGCCGACGTCTACCGCCTGATCGCGGAGGTGGAGAACTGGCCACGGATATTCCCGCCCACCATCCACGTCGACGTCGCCGAACGGACCGGCACCGACGAGCGCATCCGGATCTGGGCCACCGCCAACGGCACCGCGAAGAACTGGACGTCCCGCCGCACCCTCGACCCCGAGGGGCTGCGCATCGAATTCCGCCAGGAGGTCTCCACCCCGCCCGTCGCGGCCATGGGCGGCACCTGGATCATCGAACCGCTCCCCGGCGGGGACTCCCGCGTCCGGCTCCTGCACGACTACCGGGCCATCGACGACGACCCGGACGGCCTGAAGTGGATCGAGGAGGCCGTCGACCGCAACTCCCGCTCGGAACTGGCCGCGCTCAGGACCAACGTCGAACTCGCGCACGCGTCGAAGGAACTGACCTTCTCCTTCGAGGACAGCGTGCGGATCGACGGACCGGCCAAGGACGCCTTCGACTTCATCAACGAAGCCGGCCTGTGGGCCGAGCGGCTGCCGCACGTGGCCTCCGTCCGCTTCGGCGAGGACGCTCCCGGGCTCCAGACCCTGGAGATGGACACCCGCGCCCGGGACGGCTCCGTGCACACCACCAAGTCCTACCGGGTGGCCTTCCCGCACCAGAAGATCGCGTACAAGCAGATCACGCTGCCCGCGCTCATGACCCTGCACACCGGCTGCTGGACCTTCACCGAGGAGGATGACGGCGGCGTCACCGCCGTCTCCCAGCACACCGTGGTGCTCAACACGGCCAACATCGCCCGTGTCCTGGGCGAGGAGGCGACCGTCGAGGACGCCCGCGCCTATGTGCACGGCGCCCTGAGCACCAACAGCCGCGCCACGCTCGGTTACGCCAAGGAGTACGCCGAGAGCGACAGCCACGCCGAGAGCAAGAGCTGACCGTGGCCGCCCTGGACTGCGATGTCGTCGTCGTCGGAGCGGGACCGGTCGGGCTGCTCCTCGCGGGCGAACTCAGGCTCGGCGGGGCGCAGGTGGTGGTGCTGGAGCGCCGGGCGGAGCCCGGAACGGAGTCGCGGGCGTCCACGCTGCACGCCCGCACGATGGAGATCCTCGACAGCCGCGGCCTTCTGGACCGGCTGGGGCCCCTGCCCAACGACGTCATGGGCCACTTCGGCGGCATCCCGCTCGACCTGACCCTGCCGTCCCCGTATCCGGGGCAGTGGAAGATCCCGCAGACCAGCACCGAGGCCGCCCTGCGCGAGTGGGCGCTGTCCCTGGGCGCCGACCTGCGGCCCGGCCACGAGGTGACCGGGCTGACCGCACACCCGGACCATGTGACGGCCGAGACGGCGGGCCCGCGAGGACCGGTCAGCGCCCGGTACCTCGTCGCGTGCGACGGCGAGGACAGCACCGTCCGCCGGCTGACCGGAGCGGCCTTCCCCGGCGAGCCCGCACGCCGGGAGCTGATCCGCGCCGACGTCGCCGGTATCGACATCCCCGCCCGGCGCTTCCAGCGGCTGCCCCGGGGACTGGCCATCGCGGCCCGCAACCCGCAGGGCGTGACCCGGGTGATGGCGCACGAGTTCGGCACCCCGGCCCGGGAGCGGTCAGGGGCGCCCGGATTCGCCGAGATCCGCGACCTCTGGCAGCGGGTCACCGGGGAGGACATCGGGCACGGCGACGCCCTGTGGGTGAACTCCTTCGCGGACGCCGCCCGGCAGGTGGCCCACTACCGGCAGGGGCGGGTGCTGTTCGCGGGCGACGCCGCCCACCAGCAGATGCCCATCGGCGGCCAGGCCCTCAACCTCGGGCTCCAGGACGCCGCCAACCTCGGCTGGAAACTCGCCCTCCAGGTGACCGGGCGGGCCCCCGAAGGCCTGCTCGACAGCTACCACACGGAGCGGCACGCGGTCGGCTCCCGGGCCCTCGGCAACATCAAGGCCCAGGCCCTGCTGCTCCTGGGCGGCGCCGAGGTGGAGGCGGTACGGGAGGTCGTCGCCGAACTCGTACGGCGGGAACCGGTGCGCGCCCACCTCGCCGCGATGATCTCCGGCCTCGATATCCGGTACGACACCGGCCCCGGTACCCACGAACTCCTGGGCCGCCGCCTGGCCCACGGCCACCAGGGGCACGGCTCCCGGGGCCTGCTGCGGCCGCACACCGACGCGCCGGACCGGGCGGCCGGGCTGCGGCGGGCCCTGGCCCCCTGGAGCGACCGGGTCGACCTCGTCACGGACGGTACGCCGGCGGCCGTCCCCGACCCGGGGGCCACCGTGCTGATCCGGCCGGACGGATACGTCGTGTGGGCCGACGAGGAGCGGCCCCGGGGCGGCAGCGGCGAGGTGGAGCCGGCCGGGCTCGGCGCGGCCCTGCGGCGCTGGTTCGGCGAACCGGCGGCGAGCGGGACCGCGTACGACCTCACCCGCACGCCGCATCGCACCCCCGCCCGCACCCAGTCCCCGCCCCCGGCCGCACCCGGCGGCCCGGCCGTCGGCGCACCCTCACACACCACCTCACATGGGAGAGACGCAGGTATGAACAGGTTCACGGGCAAGACGGCGCTGGTGACCGGTTCCAGCCGGGGCATCGGCCGGGCCATCGCCCTGCGGCTGGCCAGGGAAGGCGCACTCGTCGTCGTACACAGCTCCAGCGGCGGCCGGGCGGCGGACGACGTCGTCGCCACGATCGAGAAGGACGGCGGCAGGGCCTTCGCCGTCCGGGCGGAGCTGGGCGTGCCCGGCGACGTCCACGAACTCTTCCTCGGCCTGGAGCAGGGCCTGAAGGAACGTACCGGCACCGTCGACCTGGACATCCTCGTCAACAACGCCGGGATCATGGGCGGCGGGGTCGCGGCCGACGCCACGACACCCGAGCAGTTCGACCGGCTCTTCGCGGTCAACGCCAAGGCGCCGTTCTTCGCGATCCAGCGGGCCCTGAAGAACCTGACCGACGGCGGCCGGGTCATCAACATCACGTCCGGGCTGACCCACTTCGCCAACCCGGAGGAGATCGCCTACGCGATGACGAAGGGCGCCGTCGAACAGCTGGCGCTGCACTTCGCCAAGTACCTCGCGCCGCGCGGCATCACCATCAACAGCGTCGCGCCCGGCATCACGCGCAACGACAACCCGGTCTTCGACATCCCGGAGGCCGTCGAGCAGATGGGGCAGCTGTCTGCGTTCGGCCGGGTGGGCGAGCCGAGGGACGTCGCCGACGTGGTGGCGTTCCTGGCGAGCGACGACGCCCGCTGGGTCACCGGGGCGTTCCTCGACGCCACCGGAGGCACCCTCCTGGGCTGAGCGGAGGCAGGGACGGAACGGGAGCCGGACGGAGTGAAGGAGCTCGGACGATGCCCATGACACGCACTCAGGATTCCTTCGGCTCCCCGCCCGCCGCAGGGGAGCGGTGGAGCCCCCGGCTGTGGGGGCTGCTGTTCGTCCTGGCCGGGAACATGCTCATCGACGCCCTCGAAGTGTCGGCGATGATCGTGGCCATGCCGGCGGCGGGCAAGGCGCTCGGCCTGTCGCTGACCGGGGCGCAGTGGCTGATCACCGGCTTCGCCGTCGGCTTCGGCGGGCTCATCCTCTTCGGCGGCCGGCTCGTGGAACTCCTCGGCCGGCGCCGCGTCTATCTGTGGGCGCTGCTCGGCTTCGCCGCGGCGTCCCTGGCGGGCGGGCTGACCGACGAACCCGCCGTGCTGGTGGCCACCCGGATACTGAAGGGCTTCTTCGCCGCGCTGACCGCGCCCACCGGCCTCGCGATCATCGCCTCGGAGTTCCCGGCGGGGCGGAGCCGCGAGCGCGCGGTGTCCGTCTACACCCTCTTCGGCGGTTCCGGGTTCGCCGCGGGCCTGGTGCTGTCGGGTCTGCTGACCGCGGTCAGCTGGCGCTGGACCGTCGCCTTCCCGGCCCCCATCGTCCTGGTCCTGTTCGCCTTCGCCGTACGCCTGATCCCGCGCGGCCCCGCGCCCTCCGCCCCGCCCCCGGGCACCCCGCGCCACTTCGACGTGCCCGGTGCGCTCGCCCTGACCGGGGCCCTGGTGTGCCTGGTGCAGGGCATCGTCTCGGTGCCGGCCCACGGCTGGCTCGACGCGCGCGCGGCCGGCCCGCTGACGCTGGCCGTGGTGCTGGGCGCGCTCCTCGTCGCCGCGGAGCGCACCGCGCCCCGGCCGCTGATCCAGGGCCGGCTGCTGCGCAACCGCACGCTGCTCCGCTCGATGGCCGGGGCCGCCGCGCTGAACGGCGTGAACCTGGGGCTGCTGCTGATCCTGACGGCCCGGCTGCAGACCGGCCTCGGCTGGTCCCCGCCGCGCACCGCCCTGGCACTCCTGCCCGCCAGCGTGCCACTGGCCGTCACGGCACTGCTGTCCCGGAAGCTGATCGCCCGTTACGGCACCGCCCGGCTGATCACGCTGGGGGCGCTGGGCCCGGTCCTGGGCGCGGCGCTCTGCCTGCGCCACCCGGTCCCGGAGCGCTACGTCACCGACGTGCTGCCGGCCCTGCTGCTGGTCGGCGCGGGGTTCGTGCTGGCCTTCGCCGCGCTGAACACCCAGGCCACCTCCCGGCTGGCCGCCGTCGACCGGGCGGCCGCCATCGGTCTCTACCAGAGTGCCGTGCAGGTCGCCGCCGTCGTCGTGCCGGCCCTGGCCGCGGCGCTGGCCGTCGGCCGGTCCGACGACCGCGCGGCGTTCCTGCTCGTCACCGCCGTCGCCGTGGCCGGGCTGCTCGCCGGGCTCAGCGGCTTGAGAGACGGTCGGGCCCGGGTCGAGAAACCATCCAGAGGAGAGTGACGCACCGATGTCCGTAACCGACACGACTCCGGCCCGGCGTACCGAATGGACGCTGTACGAGCGCCTGGAGGAACTCCGGCTGATCAAGGACGAGGCCCGGCACGGCCCGGACCCGGCCGCCACCGACCGGCAGCACGCCAAGGGCAAGCTGACGGCGCGTGAGCGCATCGCGCTGCTGCTCGATGAGGGTTCGTTTCATGAGGTGGAGCAGTTGCGCCGGCATCGGGCGACGGGTTTCGGCCTGGAGGCGAAGAAGCCGTACACCGATGGTGTGATCACCGGGTGGGGCACGGTGGATGGCCGGACGGTGTTCGTGTACGCGCATGATTTTCGGATCTTCGGTGGTGCGCTGGGTGAGGCCCACGCGACGAAGATCCACAAGATCATGGACATGGCGATCTCGGCCGGTGCGCCGCTGGTCTCGCTGAACGACGGCGCGGGTGCCCGTATCCAGGAGGGCGTCTCGGCGCTCGCCGGGTACGGGGGGATCTTCCAGCGCAATACCAGGGCGTCGGGTGTCATCCCGCAGATCAGCGTGATGCTCGGTCCGTGTGCGGGCGGCGCGGCCTACAGTCCCGCCCTCACCGACTTCGTGTTCATGGTCCGTGAGACCTCGCAGATGTTCATCACCGGTCCGGACGTCGTCAAGGCGGTCACGGGCGAGGAGATCACGCAGAACGGCCTCGGCGGCGCCGACGTGCACGCGGAGACCTCGGGCGTCGCGCACTTCGCGTACGACGACGAGGAGACCTGCATCGCCGAGGTCCGCTACCTCATCGGACTGCTGCCCTCCAACAACCGTGAACTCGCCCCGACCGTCCTGTCCGACGACCCGCACGACCGGCGGAGCGACGCACTGCTCGACCTGGTCCCCGCCGACCCCGGCCGGGTCTACGACATGCGCGCCGTCATCGAGGAGATCGTCGACAACGGGGACTTCTTCGAGATCCACTCCGGCTGGGCGGGCAACAGCCTCTGCGTCCTGGCCCGCCTCGGCGGCGAGGTCGTCGGCATCGTCGCCAACCAGCCGGCCACCACCGCCGGGGTACTGGACATCCGGGCCAGCGAGAAGGCGGCCCGCTTCGTCCAGTTCTGCGACGCCTTCAACATCCCGCTGGTCACACTCATCGACGTACCCGGCTTCCTGCCCGGCATCGAACAGGAGCACAACGGCATCATCCGGCACGGCGCGAAGCTGCTCTACGCCTACTGCAACGCCACCGTTCCTAGAGTCTCGGTCGTGGTTCGCAAGGCATACGGTGGTGCCTACATCGTGATGGACTCAAGGTCCATCGGAACCGACCTGTCTTTTGCCTGGCCCGGCAACGAGATCGCGGTCATGGGGGCGGAGGGCGCGGCCAACGTCATCTTCCGCCGCGAGATCAACAGCGCCGACGACCCCGAGGCGATGCGGCGGCAGAAGATCGAGGAGTACCGCTCCCAGCTCATGCATCCGTACTACGCGGCCGAACGCGGCCTCGTGGACGACGTCATCGACCCCCGGACGACCCGCGAGACCCTCATCGGATCGCTCGCGATGCTGCGCGACAAGCACGCCGAACTGCCCTCCCGCAAGCACGGCAACCCCCCTCTGTGACGGAGAACCATGTCGGACATCCGGGTAATCCGCGGCTACGCTACTCCCGAGGAACTCGCCGCTCTCGTCGTGGTGTTGATGGCCCGGTCCGCCGCGGCCCAGCCCCAGCCCCTTCGCCCGTCCCGCCGCCGCGCACCCAACTGGCACCGCCTCGAACGCGCGCTGCGCCACAGCGGCGCCCGGGGCTGGGGCCGGGAGCAGGGAACGGGCCGCACGCTCGCAGTGAGCTCCCCGGGCCGGACTTGACTTCAGCCTTGGTTCAACGTTCAGACTCGGGCGGAAAGGCCCCAGGCCGTCTCCGCCCGGCCGGTACTAGAGGAGATATATGTCCGCCGCACCTCTGCGCCTCGCCGTGATCAACAGCAGCGTCCGGGAGGGCCGGTTCGGCCCGACCGTCGCACGATGGTTCCTCACCCAGACCGAGCAGCGCGCGGACGTGGAGGTCGACCTGATCGACCTCGACGAGCACGCGCTGCCGCACCAGATGTCGCACTCGCCCAGTGACGAGGTGGCCGCGGAACTGGCCCGGGTGTCGCCCCGCCTGGCCGCCGCCGAGGCCTTCGTCGTGGTGACGCCGGAGTACAACCACAGCTACCCGGCCTCGCTCAAGAACCTCATCGACTGGCACTCCACCCCGTGGCAGGCCAAGCCGCTCGGCTTCGTCTCGTACGGCGGCCTGGCCGGCGGCCTGCGGTCGGTGGAGCACCTGCGCCCCGTCTTCGCCGAGCTGCACGCGGTCACCGTGCGCGACTGCGTGAGCTTCCACAACGTGTGGGGGCAGTTCGACGAGTCGGGAGCCCTCGTGGAGCCCACCGCGGCGAGCACGGCCGCCAAGGCCCTCCTCGACCAGCTGGTGTGGTGGGGCGTCTCGCTGCGCGAGGCCCGCGAGAAGCGCCCGTACGGGGCCTGAGACCCGGCAGGCCTACCGGGCCGTCCCACCGCGGACGGCCCGTGGGCCCGACACCCGCGAAATCACTGGTCGCCCTGCGCGAGGCGCACCAGCACCTTGTGGAAGTCCTCGCGCTCAGCGGGGGAGAAGGCCGCGAACATGGTCTCGTTGGCCTGTTCGACGGCCCGGTCCATCTCCTCGAACAGCTTCCGGCCCTCCTCGGTACTCCTGACGAGGTTGCGGCGACGGTTGGCGGGGTCCGTTTTACGGGTGACGGCCCCGCGGCCCTCCAGGTCTCCCAGGAGCGCGACCATGTTTCCCGCGTCCAGGCCGAGGGCCCGCCCCAGGTCGGCCTGGGTGCACTCGCCGAGTTCGGCCAGGCCCGCCATCACGCGGTAGTGCTGCATCCGCAGACCGGTGGTGTCGAGGTATTCGCAGAGCAGCCGCTGGGCCCGCAGAGCGGCGCCGGAGAGCAGCCAGACATCCAGTTCGACCAGGCGTCCGTACAGGGTCATGCGGACGAGT
Encoded here:
- a CDS encoding beta-ketoacyl-[acyl-carrier-protein] synthase family protein, which gives rise to MTGRRVVITGIGVLAPGGVGVKDFWSLLSEGRTATRGITFFDPAPFRSRVAAEIDFDAEASGLSPQEIRRMDRAAQLAIVATREAVADSGLDVGAMDPYRLGVTIGSAVGATMGLDEEYRVVSDEGRLDLVDHEYAIPHLYNYFVPSSFAAEVAWAVGAQGPSTVVSTGCTSGLDSVGYAVELLREGSVDVMIAGASDAPISPITMACFDAIKATTPRDDAPEQASRPFDGTRNGFVLGEGSAVFVLEELESARRRGAHIYAEISGYASRCNAFHMTGLRPDGEEMAEAIRVALDEARIAGDRIDYINAHGSGTKQNDRHETAAFKKSLGDHAYRTPVSSIKSMVGHSLGAIGSIEIAACALAMENNVVPPTANLHTADPECDLDYVPLTARDHRTDTVLTVGSGFGGFQSAMVLARVEGSTR
- a CDS encoding ketosynthase chain-length factor encodes the protein MTTSVVITGLGVAAPNGLGKEDFWEATREGRSGIGPLTRFDGSGYPAKLAGEVPGFDAKEHLPSRLLPQTDRMTRLALVATDWALADAGIKPQEAEGFEMGVVTASSSGGFEFGQNELRKLWSKGSQHVSAYQSFAWFYAVNSGQISIRNGMKGPSGVLVSDQAGGLDAVAHARRQIRKGTGMIVSGSIDASVCPWGWVAQLASGRLSTVEDPARAYLPFDPRAAGHVAGEGGAMLILEQADKARRRGARIYGEVAGYGATFDPKPGSGAEPGLRKAIELALADAGTAPGDVDVVFADAAAVPELDRAEADAINTVFGPRAVAVTAPKTMTGRLYSGAAPLDLATALLAMESGLIPPSTNTEPDPALGLDLVTGDARPARVNTALVLARGHGGFNSAVLLRTAPTG
- a CDS encoding acyl carrier protein, with amino-acid sequence MSTQPFTIEDLKRILLEGSGAAEDVDLDTDILDQEFEDLGYDSLALLETSSRIERTYGITISDSILADATTPRALVGAVNEHLAEDAAA
- the fabG gene encoding 3-oxoacyl-ACP reductase FabG: MSQDTQDTRVAVVTGATSGIGLAVARLLAGQGHRVYIGARNAENVASTVKELREEGLDVDGATLDVRSPEGVEEFVRAAVQRYGTVDVLVNNAGRSGGGVTADIDDELWADVIDTNLNSVFRMTRAVLNAGGMRDKSRGRIINIASTAGKQGVVLGAPYSASKHGVVGFTKALGNELAPTGITVNAVCPGYVETPMAQRVRQGYAAAYDTDEAAIMKRFSAKIPLGRYSTPEEVAGLVGYLTSDTAASITAQALNVCGGLGNF
- a CDS encoding aromatase/cyclase encodes the protein MTTQHVEHEITVAAPAADVYRLIAEVENWPRIFPPTIHVDVAERTGTDERIRIWATANGTAKNWTSRRTLDPEGLRIEFRQEVSTPPVAAMGGTWIIEPLPGGDSRVRLLHDYRAIDDDPDGLKWIEEAVDRNSRSELAALRTNVELAHASKELTFSFEDSVRIDGPAKDAFDFINEAGLWAERLPHVASVRFGEDAPGLQTLEMDTRARDGSVHTTKSYRVAFPHQKIAYKQITLPALMTLHTGCWTFTEEDDGGVTAVSQHTVVLNTANIARVLGEEATVEDARAYVHGALSTNSRATLGYAKEYAESDSHAESKS
- a CDS encoding SDR family oxidoreductase; this encodes MAALDCDVVVVGAGPVGLLLAGELRLGGAQVVVLERRAEPGTESRASTLHARTMEILDSRGLLDRLGPLPNDVMGHFGGIPLDLTLPSPYPGQWKIPQTSTEAALREWALSLGADLRPGHEVTGLTAHPDHVTAETAGPRGPVSARYLVACDGEDSTVRRLTGAAFPGEPARRELIRADVAGIDIPARRFQRLPRGLAIAARNPQGVTRVMAHEFGTPARERSGAPGFAEIRDLWQRVTGEDIGHGDALWVNSFADAARQVAHYRQGRVLFAGDAAHQQMPIGGQALNLGLQDAANLGWKLALQVTGRAPEGLLDSYHTERHAVGSRALGNIKAQALLLLGGAEVEAVREVVAELVRREPVRAHLAAMISGLDIRYDTGPGTHELLGRRLAHGHQGHGSRGLLRPHTDAPDRAAGLRRALAPWSDRVDLVTDGTPAAVPDPGATVLIRPDGYVVWADEERPRGGSGEVEPAGLGAALRRWFGEPAASGTAYDLTRTPHRTPARTQSPPPAAPGGPAVGAPSHTTSHGRDAGMNRFTGKTALVTGSSRGIGRAIALRLAREGALVVVHSSSGGRAADDVVATIEKDGGRAFAVRAELGVPGDVHELFLGLEQGLKERTGTVDLDILVNNAGIMGGGVAADATTPEQFDRLFAVNAKAPFFAIQRALKNLTDGGRVINITSGLTHFANPEEIAYAMTKGAVEQLALHFAKYLAPRGITINSVAPGITRNDNPVFDIPEAVEQMGQLSAFGRVGEPRDVADVVAFLASDDARWVTGAFLDATGGTLLG
- a CDS encoding MFS transporter, with product MTRTQDSFGSPPAAGERWSPRLWGLLFVLAGNMLIDALEVSAMIVAMPAAGKALGLSLTGAQWLITGFAVGFGGLILFGGRLVELLGRRRVYLWALLGFAAASLAGGLTDEPAVLVATRILKGFFAALTAPTGLAIIASEFPAGRSRERAVSVYTLFGGSGFAAGLVLSGLLTAVSWRWTVAFPAPIVLVLFAFAVRLIPRGPAPSAPPPGTPRHFDVPGALALTGALVCLVQGIVSVPAHGWLDARAAGPLTLAVVLGALLVAAERTAPRPLIQGRLLRNRTLLRSMAGAAALNGVNLGLLLILTARLQTGLGWSPPRTALALLPASVPLAVTALLSRKLIARYGTARLITLGALGPVLGAALCLRHPVPERYVTDVLPALLLVGAGFVLAFAALNTQATSRLAAVDRAAAIGLYQSAVQVAAVVVPALAAALAVGRSDDRAAFLLVTAVAVAGLLAGLSGLRDGRARVEKPSRGE
- a CDS encoding acyl-CoA carboxylase subunit beta, with the translated sequence MSVTDTTPARRTEWTLYERLEELRLIKDEARHGPDPAATDRQHAKGKLTARERIALLLDEGSFHEVEQLRRHRATGFGLEAKKPYTDGVITGWGTVDGRTVFVYAHDFRIFGGALGEAHATKIHKIMDMAISAGAPLVSLNDGAGARIQEGVSALAGYGGIFQRNTRASGVIPQISVMLGPCAGGAAYSPALTDFVFMVRETSQMFITGPDVVKAVTGEEITQNGLGGADVHAETSGVAHFAYDDEETCIAEVRYLIGLLPSNNRELAPTVLSDDPHDRRSDALLDLVPADPGRVYDMRAVIEEIVDNGDFFEIHSGWAGNSLCVLARLGGEVVGIVANQPATTAGVLDIRASEKAARFVQFCDAFNIPLVTLIDVPGFLPGIEQEHNGIIRHGAKLLYAYCNATVPRVSVVVRKAYGGAYIVMDSRSIGTDLSFAWPGNEIAVMGAEGAANVIFRREINSADDPEAMRRQKIEEYRSQLMHPYYAAERGLVDDVIDPRTTRETLIGSLAMLRDKHAELPSRKHGNPPL
- a CDS encoding acyl-CoA carboxylase subunit epsilon, yielding MSDIRVIRGYATPEELAALVVVLMARSAAAQPQPLRPSRRRAPNWHRLERALRHSGARGWGREQGTGRTLAVSSPGRT
- a CDS encoding NADPH-dependent FMN reductase; protein product: MSAAPLRLAVINSSVREGRFGPTVARWFLTQTEQRADVEVDLIDLDEHALPHQMSHSPSDEVAAELARVSPRLAAAEAFVVVTPEYNHSYPASLKNLIDWHSTPWQAKPLGFVSYGGLAGGLRSVEHLRPVFAELHAVTVRDCVSFHNVWGQFDESGALVEPTAASTAAKALLDQLVWWGVSLREAREKRPYGA
- a CDS encoding MarR family winged helix-turn-helix transcriptional regulator; this encodes MTLYGRLVELDVWLLSGAALRAQRLLCEYLDTTGLRMQHYRVMAGLAELGECTQADLGRALGLDAGNMVALLGDLEGRGAVTRKTDPANRRRNLVRSTEEGRKLFEEMDRAVEQANETMFAAFSPAEREDFHKVLVRLAQGDQ